CTGATGGAATCGGTGCTGCGCATGCCGCTGGAGCGGGTGGAGCGCGCCTATGCCGAGGGTGCGCTGACCGTCGGCGATGCGCAGCTGCCCTTCTACTGGCTGGGCGGCCTGATGAACCACAGCGGCCGCGGCGTGCTGGCCGGGCGCAGCCTGCCGATACTGCTGGTCAAGAGCGCGCACCAGCGCCTGGCCCTGCATGTGGACGAGGTGCTGGGCAACCAGGAAGTGGTGATCAAGAACCTCGGCCCGCAGCTCAGCGGCGTGCCGGGCCTGGCCGGCATCAGCCTGCTGGCCTCCGGCGACGTGGCGCTGATCTACAACCCGGTCGCGCTGATGCACTGGTACGGTGCGGCCGCGCAGACCCATGCGCAGCAGGCCGCGCTGGCCGAGGCGACCTCGCCGGTCGACGCGCCGGAGGTGCTGGCGCCGCTGGTGATGGTGGTCGACGATTCGCTGACCGTGCGCCGCGTCACCCAGCGCATGCTGGACCGCGAGGGCTATCGCGTGCTGCTGGCCAAGGACGGCATGGACGCGATGGAGAAGCTCTCCGGCGACGAGCTGCCGGCGGTGGTGCTGTCCGACATCGAGATGCCGCGCATGGACGGCTTCGATCTGGTGCGCAATATGCGGGCCGACAGTCGCCTGGCCGAATTGCCGGTGATCATGATCACCTCGCGGATCGCCCAGAAGCACCGCGACTATGCGCTGGAGCTGGGCGTCGAGCATTACCTGGGCAAGCCCTATGACGAAGAGCTACTGCTGGACCTGATTGGCAGATACACTTCGGCACCACAAGTCGCGGCCGGCCAGGCATAGCGATCTGGCCGCGCCCGGCACGCACGCAGCACCGCCCCGGGCCCTCACGAACCTCGTCCACGGCGCCCCTTCGCGGGCGCCGCGGGCGTGTTGTAGCCGGGCTTTATGTCTGAAGTCGTTGAGCATCTCGCGGAACTGACCGGGTTCAGGGACCGCGACGTCATGGACGTCACCCTGGTTTCGGCCCTGCGGGACCTGCTGGAGCCGCTGTCGGTGGCGATCTTCCGCATCGTCGGCGATGCCGGCCAGGAACGCTGGCTGACGCGCGCGCGCCTCTCCGGCGACGAGGTCGTCGCCACCGCCGATTCCTTCTGGACCGAGCCGGGCCGCCTGCCCGCGCTGCAGGCCCATCCGGAGCGGCTCGAATGCATGCGCGAGCGCCATGTGCTGCAGCGCCAATGCGCCGATGGCGCCTGGCTGACCCTGTTCCCTCTGGCCACCGAACGCGAGGTGGTGGGCGTGCTGGAGGTCAGCTCGACCGACAAGCTCAAGCCCTCGGCGCAGCGCATGGTCGGCAGCATCCTGCGCATCTATCACAACTTCCAGGGCCTCTTGGACTACAGCGAGCGCGACACGCTGACCGGGCTCCTGAACCGCAAGACCTTCGACGAGAGCTTCCTGAAGGCGGTCGGCGACCTGGGTGCGCCGCACCATCACGACTGCCCGAGCGCCGAGGATCGCCGCCATGAAGCGGAGCGCCCGCGCTACTGGCTGGGCGTGATCGACATCGATCATTTCAAGTCGGTCAACGACCGCTTCGGCCACCTGATCGGCGACGAGGTGCTGCTGCTGCTGTCGCGCCTGATGCGCAACAGCTTCCGCTTCCACGACCTGCTGTACCGCTTCGGCGGCGAGGAGTTTGTCGTGCTGATGCGCTGCGAGGACGAGGAGGATGCGGCCCATGCCTTTGAGCGCCTGCGCCGCAACTGCGAGCATTACCAGTTCCCGCAGGTCGGACGCATCACGGTCAGCGTCGGCTTCAGCGAGGTGCGCGCCGACGACGCGCCGGCCGGCGCCTTCGAGCGCGCCGACCGCGCCGTCTACCACGCCAAGGCTCATGGCCGGAACCAGGTGCAGAGCCATGCCGAGCTGGTGGCGCTGGGGCAGATGAAGGAAACGGCGCAGCTGAGCGCGGTCGAGCTGTTCTAGCCGGCGGCGCGAGGCGCGGGGCCGGTCGGGCTGGGGGAATGCCCGTAGGTCTTCAGGGAATATTAATCAAGCGCTTGATTGAATTGGGTAGCATGCGCCGATGCTTGCTCCCGAGATTCCTTTGCCCGGCGCGCGCGAACGCATGTTGCGCGAGGCCACCCGCATCTTTGCCACCAAGGGCTACGACAAGGCCAGCACGCGCGAGATCTGCCAGGCCGCCGGCGTCAACATCGCCTCGATCCATTACTACTTCGGTGACAAGCAGGGCCTGTACCGCGAGGCCCTGATCCAGCCGATGCTGGAGGTGCTGGCCCATCTGCCGGCGCCGGATGCCGTCCGGCCGCTGCGCGACTGGCTGTGCGATTTCTACGGCGCGCTGCTGCTGCCGCTGCGCATGGCCGATTCCGACCTGGCCCATCTGATGCGCCTGATGGGCCGCGAGATGATGGAACCCAGCGCCGCCTACGACGAGCTGTGCAGCACCCATATCGCGCCCCAGCATCAGGCCCTGATCGAGATGCTGCGCCAGCGCTGCGGTGCCGCCGAGGCCGACATGGGCCTGCAGCAGCTGGCCCATGCGCTGACCGCGATGGCGCATGACTACTGGATGTCGGCCGACTTCATGGAGTCGCTGGCGCCCGGTGTCGCGCGCGGGCCCGGCGCCTACGAGCGGGTGCTGGAGCGCC
This genomic stretch from Roseateles sp. DAIF2 harbors:
- a CDS encoding GGDEF domain-containing protein, whose amino-acid sequence is MDVTLVSALRDLLEPLSVAIFRIVGDAGQERWLTRARLSGDEVVATADSFWTEPGRLPALQAHPERLECMRERHVLQRQCADGAWLTLFPLATEREVVGVLEVSSTDKLKPSAQRMVGSILRIYHNFQGLLDYSERDTLTGLLNRKTFDESFLKAVGDLGAPHHHDCPSAEDRRHEAERPRYWLGVIDIDHFKSVNDRFGHLIGDEVLLLLSRLMRNSFRFHDLLYRFGGEEFVVLMRCEDEEDAAHAFERLRRNCEHYQFPQVGRITVSVGFSEVRADDAPAGAFERADRAVYHAKAHGRNQVQSHAELVALGQMKETAQLSAVELF
- a CDS encoding CerR family C-terminal domain-containing protein translates to MLAPEIPLPGARERMLREATRIFATKGYDKASTREICQAAGVNIASIHYYFGDKQGLYREALIQPMLEVLAHLPAPDAVRPLRDWLCDFYGALLLPLRMADSDLAHLMRLMGREMMEPSAAYDELCSTHIAPQHQALIEMLRQRCGAAEADMGLQQLAHALTAMAHDYWMSADFMESLAPGVARGPGAYERVLERLVAYGEALVERETALRRRDAAPVTSTPSTAVLP